From Enterococcus mundtii, the proteins below share one genomic window:
- a CDS encoding GNAT family N-acetyltransferase has translation MELLINRNLVFAENRVIETERLILRPITLEDVEDIFEYAHDVETTRFVFPRHQSIEDTKISVANFFMASPLGKYAIEWKENRKMIGTIDLRIQEGDDTAELGYALNKKYWGKGIMPEAGKALLKLGFEKMDLVRIFAYHNTKNSKSGRVMDKLGMREEAVIPDAKREKGEIISIVLKGITKKAWLEGHPKTS, from the coding sequence ATGGAATTATTGATCAATCGAAACTTAGTGTTTGCAGAAAATCGTGTCATAGAAACGGAACGTCTGATTTTAAGACCAATCACATTGGAAGACGTAGAAGATATATTTGAATATGCCCATGATGTAGAAACGACCCGCTTTGTTTTCCCTCGACATCAGTCGATCGAAGATACAAAAATCAGTGTTGCGAATTTTTTTATGGCATCACCGCTTGGAAAATATGCTATTGAATGGAAAGAAAACCGCAAGATGATTGGTACGATCGATTTGCGGATACAAGAAGGCGATGATACGGCTGAATTAGGTTACGCTTTAAATAAAAAGTATTGGGGAAAAGGAATCATGCCGGAAGCTGGAAAAGCGCTTCTGAAATTGGGCTTTGAAAAAATGGATCTCGTAAGGATCTTTGCTTATCATAATACGAAAAATAGTAAATCGGGACGAGTGATGGACAAGTTAGGAATGAGAGAAGAAGCTGTGATTCCTGATGCAAAACGAGAAAAAGGAGAAATCATTTCAATCGTTCTTAAAGGAATTACCAAAAAAGCTTGGTTGGAAGGTCACCCAAAAACAAGTTAG
- a CDS encoding DUF2829 domain-containing protein: MTFEEVLPQLKTGAKVIRKGWSGFELYVVLVSDDEFDGCPVTPYFLIKTSDEGFSSFAPTVCDILAEDWMIVE, encoded by the coding sequence ATGACATTTGAAGAAGTATTGCCACAGTTAAAAACAGGTGCAAAGGTTATTAGAAAAGGTTGGAGTGGATTTGAATTATATGTTGTTCTGGTTTCCGATGATGAATTTGATGGTTGTCCAGTAACGCCTTATTTTCTGATCAAAACGAGCGACGAAGGATTTTCTAGCTTTGCGCCAACCGTTTGCGATATTCTAGCAGAAGATTGGATGATCGTTGAATGA
- a CDS encoding helix-turn-helix domain-containing protein — protein MYLSSEYLKRFDKDLYYKVLLLESFEDQVGHTAAQLAQKVQLDARSVTRYLVELIKNYQLFSGKEQSLFTKNHRSGYHFYDSLDPIERERFLIYLVQSTLKYQLLHDIFFEEFHTLYQFSQKHYISESTAHRKINDWKEQFSRYGIQLKRGSYIACGEEEIIRLYLHMTFWQLFRGKVWPFETIPQQDVKQIADQILQFFDVRLNEIKKRRLEYMLGAFFLRKSQKHFVVLNNKKRQLIEKNPLFEAFSQWMAPFFPNYFQGKEELGALFLVLMTREEYYQSSGIRQQIFAFHRKQQTAPFIALLEMKNALAAYCEEKQLTEESFTKEAENYLLSSHLFAYLFPHAKEMVDGEGSNFPRHFISENESLKQWLLNFFNRATQRADEWVYENATFLMRRYLTVLKTMRVFDRQLPKVTILLMTDFPLFEEELLKENLRHFFREEYQLYFLPADYRGREVDLLLSTSKIHRKPWADLDYFIITDELELSDYIRLFDKIKEIKTKKERKNHDI, from the coding sequence TTGTATTTGTCTTCTGAGTACTTAAAACGTTTTGACAAAGACTTATATTACAAAGTGCTCTTACTCGAAAGCTTTGAGGATCAGGTAGGGCACACAGCGGCACAACTTGCACAAAAGGTTCAACTAGACGCACGAAGTGTAACCAGATATTTAGTTGAATTGATCAAAAATTATCAATTATTCAGTGGAAAAGAGCAATCTTTATTCACGAAGAATCATCGATCGGGTTATCATTTTTATGATTCTCTGGATCCTATTGAACGTGAACGCTTTTTGATTTACCTCGTGCAAAGTACGCTTAAATACCAGCTGTTGCACGACATTTTTTTTGAAGAATTTCATACGCTGTATCAATTCTCACAAAAGCATTATATCAGTGAGTCAACTGCTCATCGGAAAATCAATGATTGGAAAGAACAATTTTCGAGGTATGGTATCCAACTCAAAAGAGGAAGCTATATTGCGTGTGGGGAAGAAGAAATCATTCGATTATACCTACATATGACTTTTTGGCAGTTATTTCGTGGTAAAGTTTGGCCCTTCGAAACTATTCCACAACAGGACGTCAAACAAATTGCGGACCAGATTTTACAGTTTTTTGATGTTCGGTTGAATGAGATCAAGAAACGGCGATTAGAGTATATGTTAGGTGCATTTTTCTTACGTAAATCCCAAAAACATTTTGTGGTTTTAAATAATAAAAAACGACAGTTGATTGAAAAAAATCCACTCTTTGAAGCATTTAGTCAGTGGATGGCGCCTTTTTTTCCAAACTATTTCCAAGGGAAAGAAGAATTAGGTGCACTATTTCTAGTGCTGATGACCAGAGAAGAATATTATCAATCGTCAGGAATCCGTCAGCAGATTTTTGCTTTTCACCGAAAACAACAAACAGCTCCTTTTATAGCTCTATTAGAAATGAAGAATGCGTTAGCAGCATACTGCGAAGAAAAGCAGTTGACCGAGGAATCATTCACCAAAGAAGCAGAGAACTATTTGCTTAGTAGTCACCTGTTCGCGTACTTGTTTCCTCATGCGAAGGAAATGGTTGATGGGGAAGGTAGCAATTTTCCTAGACACTTCATTAGTGAAAATGAGTCATTGAAACAATGGTTGCTGAATTTTTTCAATCGAGCAACACAACGTGCAGACGAGTGGGTCTATGAGAATGCGACATTCTTGATGCGAAGGTATCTAACCGTGTTAAAAACGATGCGTGTTTTTGATCGACAATTACCAAAAGTCACTATTTTACTGATGACGGACTTTCCTCTTTTTGAAGAAGAATTACTAAAAGAAAACCTAAGGCACTTTTTCAGAGAAGAGTATCAGTTGTACTTTTTACCAGCGGATTATCGAGGAAGAGAGGTCGATCTATTACTATCCACAAGCAAGATCCATCGCAAACCTTGGGCGGATCTAGACTATTTCATCATCACAGATGAACTTGAACTCTCGGATTATATCCGTTTATTTGATAAAATCAAAGAAATCAAAACAAAGAAAGAGAGAAAAAATCATGACATTTGA
- a CDS encoding ABC transporter permease yields the protein MRVGRLMVFLVILSICSLFIGVSRVEFMEIIRFEGQSMQLLLATRFPRTICLVLVGATSSICGLIMQHLTQNKFVSPTTAGTMDSARLGILVVMLFLPNASLWIRSATAFLFAFAGTLLFLSFARFFPQKNQLMLPLIGVMLGNIIGSAATFFAYQFQLVQNMSSWLQGNFATVMRGNYELLYVTIPLLLILSFFAYQFTIVGLGESFAVNLGMNYRNMQLLGIGLVSLASAITLIMVGTIPFLGVIIPNITAKLYGDQVHKTLGITAIFGSIFLLICDMIARLVIFPYEIPVSVIVGIIGGLIFLYLLVRGRKHG from the coding sequence ATGCGCGTGGGTCGCTTGATGGTTTTTTTAGTTATTTTAAGTATATGTTCGCTATTTATTGGCGTGTCTCGAGTGGAATTCATGGAGATTATCCGATTTGAAGGACAGAGTATGCAATTGTTGTTGGCGACACGTTTTCCGCGAACGATTTGTTTAGTACTGGTAGGGGCAACGAGTAGTATTTGTGGGTTGATCATGCAACATCTGACTCAAAATAAATTTGTTTCACCAACGACAGCTGGCACGATGGATAGTGCGAGATTGGGTATCTTAGTGGTGATGCTCTTTTTACCGAATGCTTCTTTGTGGATTCGTTCAGCAACTGCATTTTTATTTGCGTTTGCAGGTACGCTCTTATTTTTATCTTTTGCACGATTTTTTCCACAAAAAAATCAGCTGATGTTACCATTGATCGGCGTGATGCTAGGAAATATTATCGGCTCTGCTGCAACATTTTTCGCCTATCAGTTTCAGTTAGTACAAAACATGTCTTCATGGCTACAAGGAAATTTTGCAACAGTCATGCGGGGAAATTATGAATTATTGTATGTAACGATTCCTTTATTACTTATCTTATCTTTTTTTGCCTATCAATTTACGATCGTAGGCTTAGGTGAATCGTTCGCAGTGAATTTAGGGATGAATTATCGCAACATGCAACTACTAGGGATTGGTCTTGTTTCTTTAGCCAGTGCGATCACTTTGATCATGGTTGGGACGATTCCTTTCTTGGGAGTGATCATTCCAAATATCACAGCAAAGCTCTATGGGGATCAGGTACATAAAACGTTAGGAATTACCGCCATTTTTGGTAGTATCTTTTTGCTTATCTGTGACATGATCGCTCGTCTTGTGATTTTTCCTTATGAAATCCCAGTCAGCGTCATCGTAGGGATCATCGGTGGTTTGATTTTCCTTTACTTGTTAGTAAGGGGGCGCAAACATGGGTAA
- a CDS encoding metallophosphoesterase, with amino-acid sequence MGNLAIISDLHVDINQFGEAELMLLWEVLQQKKITRLHLAGDTANKVDRCVAVAEFFAERLPTTFHFGNHELADVTGEAMISHFPDVHFLNERYIPLNEKTVLLGINGWYDYQFSEEKDVKKIVRMKRLYWYDRLIERDGTDLEVNDRVVEATRSLLDTLHKKKMNVILSTHFVPKQEFIVYQNAPYERWNQLNAFLGSASFGKLLDQYDNLQQVVFGHTHRRFEDKVLQGTTYSCRPFGYYYEWQLTRDFIDEYQLIDRYNPMKLRVLLRTHRPEFKEYQLQHLKKEFEQAVTVIAY; translated from the coding sequence ATGGGAAATTTAGCGATCATCAGTGACTTACATGTGGACATCAATCAATTTGGCGAAGCTGAATTAATGCTCTTATGGGAAGTCTTACAACAAAAAAAGATTACTCGGCTTCATTTGGCTGGGGATACCGCCAATAAAGTCGATCGTTGTGTCGCAGTCGCTGAATTTTTTGCAGAGCGGCTACCAACGACTTTCCATTTTGGCAATCATGAGTTAGCCGATGTTACTGGCGAAGCAATGATCAGTCATTTTCCAGACGTCCATTTTTTGAATGAGCGCTATATTCCATTAAATGAGAAAACCGTGTTATTAGGCATCAACGGTTGGTATGATTACCAATTCTCAGAAGAAAAAGACGTGAAGAAAATCGTGCGGATGAAGCGTTTGTACTGGTATGACCGCTTGATTGAGCGAGATGGAACGGATCTAGAAGTGAATGATCGAGTAGTAGAAGCAACACGATCATTATTGGATACGCTACACAAAAAGAAAATGAATGTGATCTTATCAACACATTTTGTCCCAAAACAAGAATTCATTGTTTACCAAAACGCGCCTTATGAACGTTGGAACCAACTCAATGCGTTCTTAGGTTCAGCTTCATTTGGAAAACTACTCGATCAATACGATAATCTTCAACAAGTCGTCTTTGGGCATACGCATCGACGGTTTGAGGATAAAGTTCTCCAAGGAACGACGTATAGTTGTCGGCCGTTTGGCTATTATTACGAATGGCAATTGACACGAGATTTTATCGATGAATATCAATTGATTGATCGTTACAATCCAATGAAATTACGCGTATTATTACGAACGCATCGTCCAGAATTTAAAGAATACCAGTTACAACATTTAAAAAAAGAGTTTGAACAAGCAGTAACAGTGATTGCTTACTGA
- a CDS encoding iron chelate uptake ABC transporter family permease subunit codes for MGKKITGLFFILSLLVIGVTIGYLTINTYGNWAFAWALRSKKIMAFILVALATSSATVSFQTITQNQFLTPSVLGLDSLYVLVQTLLFFLIGGVTMLQQTGTGFFLVNVALMVGLSQLLFFFLLRKEAPNLFLLLMTGMILGTLFNSISTFLQVVMDPNEYDLLQGKLFASFGNVQTAYLLPAALLIGCCWVFLFYKRHFLDVFHLGKDQATNLGIETERFQFSILCCVSLLTGTATALVGPITFLGFIVANVSYRLFATYRHGVLLLGSFLIAFLFLTGGQLIVEQVFGWNTTVSVVVEFTGGIYFITKLIRERKELG; via the coding sequence ATGGGTAAAAAGATCACTGGTCTATTTTTTATTTTGTCTCTACTCGTGATTGGTGTGACGATTGGTTATTTGACCATCAATACGTATGGTAATTGGGCATTTGCATGGGCCTTACGAAGCAAAAAAATCATGGCGTTCATTTTAGTGGCACTCGCGACGAGCAGTGCGACCGTTAGTTTCCAAACGATTACCCAAAATCAATTTTTGACACCTTCTGTGTTAGGGCTCGATTCCCTCTATGTACTTGTTCAAACCCTCCTCTTTTTCTTGATTGGTGGGGTGACGATGCTTCAGCAAACAGGCACAGGCTTTTTCTTAGTCAACGTGGCATTGATGGTTGGCTTAAGCCAGTTATTATTTTTCTTTTTATTACGAAAAGAAGCTCCTAACTTATTCTTATTATTGATGACTGGGATGATTTTAGGGACACTTTTCAATAGTATCAGTACGTTTTTACAAGTGGTGATGGACCCGAATGAATATGATTTGTTGCAAGGGAAGTTGTTTGCTAGCTTCGGTAATGTCCAGACTGCCTACCTCCTACCTGCTGCATTGTTGATTGGCTGTTGTTGGGTGTTCCTTTTTTATAAAAGACATTTTCTGGATGTCTTTCATCTAGGGAAGGATCAAGCAACGAACCTTGGGATTGAGACAGAGCGTTTTCAATTTTCTATTCTTTGTTGTGTCAGCTTGTTGACAGGAACAGCCACTGCTTTGGTGGGACCAATCACCTTTCTTGGATTTATTGTCGCAAACGTCAGCTATCGTTTGTTTGCAACGTATCGTCATGGTGTTTTACTATTAGGAAGTTTTTTGATTGCTTTCTTGTTTTTGACTGGGGGACAATTGATCGTTGAGCAAGTGTTTGGGTGGAACACGACGGTCAGTGTGGTTGTAGAGTTCACAGGGGGTATTTACTTTATTACAAAATTGATTCGAGAAAGGAAGGAACTGGGATGA
- a CDS encoding LXG domain-containing protein, with product MSIEMYLSDSLAQATSASHFCQKQVTDYQNLQQAITQFTLQTPNLQGKTYDAAKAYFSQVLYPLVQGGILLSEAVEKAAKRFPQEYINQVDSISLKQSELEAQIRQMNQYITQAEGIRQLLLSPYMPEEHQSFQLSQNTLLLTMYHDLKHKLEEKLQKLLAYNQSSAQFFTEIKSLEQAVNQGLAQTKTAWNSQTKTFSMPKDLSWTTTIQDKWQQADNEKKGIDPTKNKELEKYNVYALIIHDNEGNPRVFWKIEDKQSGYGIVNPELYQYVTKVGHYLDPELIQFMTYDTYQEKVNAAWRQGVNYETGEKLDPLLGSIVSTSQYVKDGYTWINESELGQALMVLGFTYASYKVLTTTGVKQVENGKIEEASGWDIDKSSWSLNREGANINGRKYSSHALERMAPDIPEVRAQLNIRAQKIAKNMGYIPGTNEYSDFIKKYVQPRNIPPSVIENAISKGVKTRGNQINTWKLETSDVTVIINDLGLVITVIPK from the coding sequence ATGAGTATTGAGATGTACCTGTCCGATTCTTTAGCCCAAGCTACGAGTGCCAGCCACTTCTGCCAAAAACAAGTCACTGATTACCAAAATCTCCAACAAGCCATCACTCAATTCACTTTACAAACGCCCAATCTCCAAGGGAAAACCTACGACGCTGCGAAAGCCTATTTTTCCCAAGTACTTTACCCACTCGTGCAAGGAGGAATCTTACTCTCCGAAGCGGTCGAAAAAGCAGCAAAACGATTTCCACAGGAATACATAAATCAAGTTGATTCCATCAGCTTGAAACAATCCGAATTAGAAGCACAGATTCGCCAAATGAATCAGTATATCACTCAAGCCGAGGGAATAAGACAATTGCTTCTTTCACCTTATATGCCAGAAGAACATCAAAGCTTTCAACTCAGTCAGAATACGTTGTTACTCACGATGTATCATGATTTGAAACACAAACTGGAAGAAAAACTCCAAAAACTCTTAGCTTACAACCAAAGCTCCGCGCAATTTTTTACAGAAATCAAAAGTCTCGAACAAGCAGTCAATCAAGGACTTGCTCAAACGAAAACTGCTTGGAATAGCCAAACGAAAACATTCTCTATGCCAAAAGATTTGTCCTGGACAACTACGATCCAAGACAAATGGCAACAAGCAGACAACGAGAAAAAAGGCATCGATCCAACTAAAAACAAAGAACTAGAAAAGTACAACGTCTATGCTCTCATTATTCACGATAACGAGGGCAACCCACGTGTCTTTTGGAAAATCGAAGACAAGCAATCAGGCTACGGCATCGTGAATCCCGAGCTGTATCAATATGTCACGAAAGTAGGTCACTACTTAGACCCTGAACTGATCCAATTCATGACGTACGATACCTACCAAGAGAAAGTCAATGCAGCATGGCGTCAAGGTGTCAATTACGAAACCGGCGAAAAACTAGACCCACTCTTAGGCAGTATCGTCTCTACCTCGCAATACGTTAAAGACGGCTACACATGGATCAACGAATCCGAACTCGGTCAAGCCTTAATGGTCTTAGGCTTTACTTACGCCTCATACAAAGTATTGACGACTACTGGTGTGAAGCAGGTGGAGAATGGTAAGATTGAGGAGGCGAGTGGGTGGGATATTGATAAGTCATCTTGGAGTTTAAATAGAGAAGGTGCAAATATAAATGGCCGTAAATACTCTAGCCATGCTCTAGAAAGAATGGCACCTGATATACCAGAAGTTAGAGCACAATTGAATATTAGAGCACAAAAAATCGCAAAAAATATGGGATATATTCCTGGAACAAATGAGTATAGTGATTTCATAAAAAAATATGTACAGCCAAGGAATATTCCGCCATCAGTAATCGAAAATGCTATATCCAAGGGTGTGAAAACCCGTGGAAATCAAATAAATACATGGAAGTTAGAAACTAGTGATGTTACAGTAATAATTAATGATTTGGGATTAGTAATTACAGTGATTCCTAAGTAA
- a CDS encoding MIP/aquaporin family protein — protein MDYSLMTRLAAELLGTALLIVLGNGAVANVDLKGTKGYGSDWMLIAVGYGFGVMMPAMIFGGISGNHINPAFTIALASNGLFPWAEVVPYIVAQLLGAALGQLIVVACYKPYYDQTEDVNHVLGTFSTINSVGSKFNGFVNEFFGSFVLFFGALGITKAPFFQDNLGTAHLALGFLVWTLVASLGGPTGPGLNPARDFAPRLVHALLPLKHKGSSQWDYAWVPVVAPICAGIVAVFVYKALFMA, from the coding sequence ATGGATTATTCACTTATGACCCGTCTAGCGGCGGAACTACTTGGTACAGCATTATTGATCGTTTTAGGTAATGGTGCTGTCGCAAACGTAGATTTAAAAGGAACAAAAGGATATGGCAGTGACTGGATGCTGATTGCTGTTGGTTATGGTTTTGGTGTGATGATGCCAGCAATGATTTTTGGTGGCATTAGCGGAAATCATATCAATCCGGCATTTACGATTGCTTTAGCCTCTAATGGTTTATTCCCTTGGGCAGAAGTCGTACCTTATATCGTTGCACAATTACTTGGAGCAGCTCTTGGACAATTGATCGTGGTCGCTTGTTACAAACCTTATTACGATCAAACTGAAGATGTAAACCATGTCTTAGGAACTTTCTCAACTATCAACAGTGTTGGTTCTAAATTCAATGGTTTCGTCAACGAATTCTTCGGTTCATTCGTCTTATTCTTTGGCGCATTAGGTATCACAAAAGCACCTTTCTTCCAAGATAACTTAGGAACAGCTCACTTAGCTCTTGGTTTCTTAGTTTGGACATTGGTCGCTTCACTAGGAGGTCCTACAGGTCCTGGATTGAACCCAGCACGTGACTTTGCACCTCGTTTGGTTCATGCGTTGTTACCATTGAAACATAAAGGTTCTTCACAATGGGATTACGCTTGGGTTCCAGTTGTGGCACCGATTTGTGCCGGTATTGTAGCAGTATTTGTCTACAAAGCATTATTTATGGCATAA
- a CDS encoding siderophore ABC transporter substrate-binding protein — MKKIVLGFLVIASLGLAACGNNEAQTSETTASSAVATDTMLTVKDSNGESVEVQQNPEKVVVFDNGSLDTLDALGVGDKVVGAATKNLPAYLEKYQEVESAGGIKEPDLEKINEMQPDLIIISGRQSDYQEQLSQIAPTLYLAMDAEKPWESMQENVTTLAKIFDKEKEAEEKLTDLTKQIDEVKEKASALDQTALVTLVNEGQLSAYGSGSRFGLVHDLFGFKQADDQIEASTHGQSVSYEYVLEKNPGILFVIDRTKAIGGDTSNDNVAANELVAQTDAGKNDQVISLQPDVWYLSGGGLESMNLMIEDVNQALK; from the coding sequence ATGAAGAAAATAGTTTTAGGATTTTTAGTCATAGCATCATTAGGATTAGCAGCATGTGGAAATAACGAAGCACAAACGAGTGAAACAACAGCATCAAGTGCTGTCGCAACGGATACAATGTTGACAGTCAAAGATAGCAACGGGGAATCTGTGGAAGTGCAACAAAATCCTGAGAAAGTTGTAGTGTTCGACAATGGATCATTAGATACGCTTGATGCATTAGGTGTTGGAGACAAAGTCGTAGGAGCGGCAACTAAAAATCTACCTGCTTACTTAGAAAAATATCAAGAAGTTGAATCTGCTGGGGGAATCAAAGAACCTGATTTGGAAAAAATCAATGAGATGCAACCAGATTTGATTATTATTTCCGGTCGTCAAAGTGATTATCAGGAACAGTTGAGCCAAATTGCCCCAACACTATATTTAGCAATGGATGCAGAAAAGCCATGGGAATCGATGCAAGAAAATGTGACAACATTGGCAAAGATTTTTGATAAAGAAAAAGAGGCAGAAGAAAAATTAACAGATTTAACGAAACAAATTGATGAAGTAAAAGAGAAAGCCAGTGCGCTTGATCAAACAGCTTTAGTTACTTTAGTGAATGAAGGGCAACTTTCAGCATATGGTTCAGGTTCACGTTTCGGACTAGTTCATGATTTATTTGGCTTTAAACAAGCCGATGATCAAATCGAGGCGTCTACACATGGTCAAAGTGTTTCTTATGAATATGTTTTAGAGAAGAACCCAGGGATTTTATTTGTGATTGATCGTACCAAAGCAATTGGTGGAGATACAAGCAACGATAACGTAGCTGCAAATGAATTAGTGGCACAAACAGATGCCGGTAAAAATGATCAAGTAATTTCATTGCAACCAGATGTATGGTATTTGAGTGGTGGTGGACTTGAATCAATGAACTTGATGATTGAAGATGTCAATCAAGCGCTAAAATAA
- a CDS encoding ABC transporter ATP-binding protein translates to MINLNSVKKSYQGKTVVEALQLEISDQQLTAFIGPNGAGKSTVLSMISRLIPKDAGEIYLDHNEVKAWKSKEMAKKLAILKQSNEVSMKITVEELVSFGRFPYSKGKLTTKDHQIIEESLQHLGLEELKDQTIDTLSGGQLQRAYIAMVLAQDTDYILLDEPLNNLDMNFAVQIMQILKRLVQELGKTIVIVLHDINFAASYADEIVAMKQGKLFRQGKTNDIIKKEVLDQLYEMDIRICEIEGRRLCLYF, encoded by the coding sequence ATGATCAATTTGAATAGTGTCAAGAAGTCTTACCAAGGAAAAACGGTCGTCGAGGCCTTGCAATTGGAAATCTCGGATCAACAATTGACAGCCTTCATCGGTCCAAACGGCGCAGGAAAGTCAACCGTTCTTTCTATGATCAGTCGTTTGATTCCTAAAGATGCAGGTGAGATCTACTTGGATCACAATGAAGTAAAAGCTTGGAAGTCCAAAGAGATGGCAAAAAAACTAGCTATTTTGAAACAATCCAATGAGGTCAGTATGAAAATCACAGTCGAAGAGCTTGTATCGTTCGGGCGTTTTCCTTATTCGAAAGGAAAGTTGACAACGAAAGACCATCAGATCATCGAAGAATCACTCCAACACCTAGGGTTGGAAGAACTGAAGGACCAAACAATCGACACGCTTTCTGGGGGACAATTGCAACGAGCGTATATTGCGATGGTCCTTGCGCAAGATACTGATTACATTTTGCTGGATGAACCACTCAATAATCTCGATATGAATTTTGCGGTACAGATCATGCAAATTTTAAAACGTCTTGTACAAGAATTAGGAAAAACGATCGTCATTGTGTTACACGATATCAACTTTGCAGCGAGTTACGCAGATGAAATCGTCGCAATGAAACAAGGAAAGTTATTTAGACAAGGCAAAACAAACGACATTATCAAAAAAGAAGTACTAGATCAATTATACGAAATGGACATTCGAATCTGTGAAATCGAAGGACGCAGATTATGTCTTTATTTCTAA
- the relB gene encoding type II toxin-antitoxin system RelB family antitoxin, whose amino-acid sequence MATITVRVTEDEKKFLDEMAKFEGKSLSELLKTKTLDALEDAYDAKIGDLAYEEYLKDKKSNDLSVLLEEYDIGEKK is encoded by the coding sequence ATGGCAACAATTACAGTTCGTGTGACAGAAGATGAGAAAAAATTTTTGGATGAAATGGCTAAGTTTGAAGGAAAGAGTCTCTCTGAATTACTTAAAACAAAAACATTAGATGCTTTAGAAGATGCGTATGATGCAAAGATAGGAGATTTAGCCTATGAAGAGTATTTGAAAGATAAAAAATCAAATGATTTATCTGTTCTTTTAGAGGAGTATGATATAGGTGAAAAAAAATGA
- a CDS encoding iron-sulfur cluster biosynthesis family protein — translation MEFIVSKEAEELLRGKVNDNEQLLLDVEDGDGPFANSRITCQIDTSFRLIIVEKETSADLSLYSEVVDTQMGPIKIKKSALVYLDNPTTLAVEPTYKSLQLKGPGGIIKNNLQIVTSTI, via the coding sequence ATGGAATTTATCGTATCAAAAGAAGCGGAAGAACTGCTTCGTGGAAAAGTGAATGACAATGAACAATTATTGCTAGATGTAGAAGACGGAGATGGACCATTTGCGAATAGCCGGATCACTTGCCAAATCGATACTTCTTTTCGTCTGATTATTGTAGAAAAAGAAACATCGGCAGATCTAAGCTTATATTCTGAAGTAGTCGATACCCAAATGGGACCAATCAAAATCAAGAAAAGCGCACTCGTTTATTTGGATAATCCGACGACGTTAGCAGTAGAACCAACTTACAAGAGTCTGCAACTGAAAGGACCAGGAGGAATCATCAAAAATAACCTCCAAATCGTCACATCAACTATCTAA
- a CDS encoding type II toxin-antitoxin system RelE family toxin, giving the protein MSYSVRTTPTFDRQIRKLDKFEATTILRWLHKQIEGTKNPRYTGKPLVGNYAGKWRYRIGNYRVITKIDDEKLIVLALEVGHRKNIYL; this is encoded by the coding sequence ATGAGCTACTCGGTAAGAACAACTCCTACCTTCGATAGGCAAATAAGAAAACTAGACAAATTCGAAGCAACAACTATATTAAGATGGTTACATAAACAGATCGAAGGCACAAAAAATCCTAGATATACAGGTAAGCCACTTGTGGGGAACTACGCAGGTAAATGGCGATACAGAATAGGAAATTATCGCGTCATTACAAAGATTGATGATGAAAAGTTGATTGTTTTAGCATTAGAAGTAGGACATAGAAAAAATATATATCTATAG
- a CDS encoding YueI family protein, whose product MASDELKNHLDKGMYGTPLVNPEEQHKYLGTFRERCYLSMTVAEMNEPTNKEKFLQELEKRPEAFILINGTLPLDIQNQYIQLATKNQTKFTVVNDHVSEDPESIGLLIASKEAVNEPVIDVEEKYPTKQEEEVPKKKSFWDRLFK is encoded by the coding sequence ATGGCATCAGATGAATTGAAAAATCATTTGGACAAAGGAATGTATGGCACGCCCTTGGTCAACCCAGAAGAACAGCATAAATACCTAGGTACCTTTCGTGAACGTTGCTACCTCAGTATGACCGTTGCTGAAATGAATGAGCCGACAAATAAAGAAAAGTTCCTACAAGAACTAGAGAAACGACCAGAAGCATTTATTCTGATAAACGGGACCTTACCCCTGGATATCCAGAATCAATACATCCAATTGGCAACGAAAAATCAAACGAAATTCACGGTTGTAAACGATCATGTTTCCGAAGATCCGGAAAGTATTGGTCTACTGATCGCAAGCAAAGAAGCAGTGAATGAACCTGTGATCGATGTAGAAGAAAAATATCCAACGAAGCAAGAGGAAGAAGTACCCAAGAAAAAAAGCTTTTGGGACCGATTATTCAAGTGA